The genomic DNA CTAATCAAACCTGGGAAACTTGGTTTAACCAATGGTTAGAAATTCTCATAACTGAACTTCCACCAGCATCGAGTTATGAAATAGGCTTGCGTTTAACCAATGATGCCCAAATTCAAGAACTCAACGCCCAATACCGTCAACAAAATAAACCTACAGACGTTTTAGCCTTTGCCGCTTTAGAAAATGACTTTCCCCAAACTGAGGAAATGTTGGTTTCTCAACCTCTGTACTTAGGTGATATTATTGTTTCTATAGATACAGCCAAACGCCAGTCACAACAACAGCAACATAGTTTAACCACAGAACTAGCCTGGTTAACCGCCCATGGTTTGTTACACGTTTTAGGTTGGGATCACCCAGATGAAGACAGCTTGCAGCAAATGTTAGGGAAACAAGTAACATTACTTGAAGCTGTAGGTATTATTATTGACGTTGAATAGTTATCAAAGATAAGATTTGGACTGAAAGTGACTAGGTTGACAGAACAATTGTCATAAATTCCTTAGAATTTGCCTAAATTTTCATCTAGTCTTTAAAATTGACCAAGATTAAAACCTTAGAATGTTATATGTTAAGCTTTCACCGATCTAAGGTTTCTGAAATTGTCAACTGTGTAACAGTCATGTTTTTTGTCCTAAATCCTAAATGTTGATATAACCAATGTCTCAACACATATCTCCACCACCAACACCCAATCGCTTACCAACACTTGTGTCTAAAGAAAGGGAACTTTCCTGGAAGATAGCTTCCAACTTATTGGTCAGTTTTAAGTATGCTTGGGCTGGAATCACCTATAGTTTTCAAACTCAACGCAACTTTCGTATTCATGTAGCTGTTTCTGCCTTTGCTATTGGATTGAGTCTTTTATTACATCTACGTCCAGTAGAAATATCTATAATAGCTATTACTAGCGGTCTAGTTTTAACCTTAGAATTAGTAAATACAGCAATCGAGTCTTTAGTAGACTTGACAGTCAAGCAAACATATCATGATTTAGCTAAAGTAGCTAAAGACTGTGCAGCAGGGGCAGTGTTAGTATCTGCCCTAGTATCTCTGCTTGTCGCTGCTACACTTTTACTTCCTCCCCTAGTAGCTTTAATCATGACTACTATTTAGAATATATTTGTGATATTTGTAAATGT from Okeanomitos corallinicola TIOX110 includes the following:
- the ybeY gene encoding rRNA maturation RNase YbeY, which gives rise to MHPQLELFIENCCPEISPEIPTNQDNTHLPISNQTWETWFNQWLEILITELPPASSYEIGLRLTNDAQIQELNAQYRQQNKPTDVLAFAALENDFPQTEEMLVSQPLYLGDIIVSIDTAKRQSQQQQHSLTTELAWLTAHGLLHVLGWDHPDEDSLQQMLGKQVTLLEAVGIIIDVE
- a CDS encoding diacylglycerol kinase family protein, whose product is MSQHISPPPTPNRLPTLVSKERELSWKIASNLLVSFKYAWAGITYSFQTQRNFRIHVAVSAFAIGLSLLLHLRPVEISIIAITSGLVLTLELVNTAIESLVDLTVKQTYHDLAKVAKDCAAGAVLVSALVSLLVAATLLLPPLVALIMTTI